In Besnoitia besnoiti strain Bb-Ger1 chromosome IX, whole genome shotgun sequence, a single genomic region encodes these proteins:
- a CDS encoding GCC2 and GCC3 domain-containing protein (encoded by transcript BESB_013000) has protein sequence MVVAVDGGKAQSCRACQPKPNKNYDHHAEPVGKEGMRRNLLNASRHRPLNNKLLAFASVFLCLAYRSELSCSIDTFGAEKNAGHATPPLQSGQPLVIPVVEGNTRQASAGVYYAQTAAEKQRLRIERVETGDAPLSDPVPSARATLSGAGRALSDARETKEVRVDPVENGETFRRHGPSNSTLQVSAVQHPTERAESAGVGSCAKSEAQDAVLFLRQHGQESWRARIPVLISSRFLPAELGLRLLKKRHLEKGHKPLNSLGSPAVRSDGSRSGDSRSSEPSSQSTNAAQLPPDDPQAVPGDAKKGLLGSLPVFFPPSDLGNMNSPLGIAVRPAVVTIPPGESAFDLQIQLQRKPRGQTVYIQIQCYAVSQGMAFELPKGRKAGGTSPIAGERQLASHSSKEESFALNRDETASESAPLITSGHVEGAPSATQGTLLVSTREEIRQDEWKQRHWRTIDLKHVKSGRCYLSGASSEPTEHVVLKRGKIIQLIGLHRAAPSCSDRGAGGKNACQRPSSASRGQVPPPPTMPVIRGGDRPWWLMSKEFPVNVIVPPANRKQECQPGTLRALAGTACLTCLPGFKCTEQKLYETCVFPMWSPEASPECFLPGPHTNSMGVGSAPIPCGEGTVSTEASARCTLCPSNFQCVVDRIGIQTACPRNTFSDPGEAHCRYCPKHHDCSRGVIQPCPFGQVSDATGIKCVDAVDGSYLHPDSKRAMQLPSTFANDGTGRSFTWLYVTKAFKGWVPASDGVSSRRDVPCPPMALCTAGWYKLGALKNQWSSSVDVLERGSAVPTSWSEIFDQPSKGRTQQMFGYYAWARNSVSLRQDDFASIDNPCPTGYYSDSSTTFKSECMLATTGYCPRGSLSDCEKHEFPALLANVRGSDHNDIYAVRTGYHALRSVGGKEEVLPCNKGHIIYGRTCYTGTLFGKPGRAGMMFRWKTFFASHTATRADLLDVCPEGHYCPVPSVVTKVACPPGSVCPQGTKWKHQYSCLPGTYAPHGVAGQQDCLPCPTGFACAIGNEVVACDIGFFCPLGTPHPAAYPCPRGTYGTATGAESKADCQNCPVGFVCDGGASLSRPCPRGHYCDVGRLSSESALPCPEGTYNPRDGGSSVDDCLPCPLGHACDGPGAWARRQCPRGTYSDPGQATCQPCPGGYFCETGSAARPCPVGSYSDVGAESCHPCPHNYSCDIPGLSKYEVLLERFCPNCDSASAIVDPDFKAPGGFWLDEKSGLLTPCEPGQYTLTQGATTSDACSSSPAGTYVSYFGAPEPEGSCSRGYYCPEGSTSREQARCPSGSYTPSAGAGRVEDCAVCPPGSLCHQMALADVQSDCPPGFYCPEGSAFRGVPCPAGTYRPESKGKSLADCHACPPGNYCPEPGLQAPGSPCSAGFICLGGAQVAAPTDNQTGRACPAGGFCPEGATTNAPCPAGTYNPLPGGRDASSCLPCPAGQYCLGTTSTTPDGNCNDGYICKKGSLSPTETPATPGHFAVQPGVAEQECEPGTFNEKYAQAKCDLCLPGHYCDTHGMSRVKSCPAGTFCEEGAITAAECPVGTYNPAPLRGSQDDCLACTPGFFCSKRRATYPTGTCSPGYYCRGGATTDTPADTNDQGGPCPAGHYCPGKSEVPTPCPPGTYGAMERQRGAGSCLPCPGAAFCSQSGQTTFEGPCEGGFTCPPGSIKSKHTVCPAGSKCPPGSLSPTICSEGTYQPDAGQQECLPCPPGYNCRPGVTQYLNSGCPQGTFCPGSGTTEPQQCPDGTYSLHTARVYPDSCLPCPPGLMCQQNNVKPATDGTADCPEGYACTGGVKVAGPGIVSEGSVRCERGFYCPKGSGQPIPCPAGRVCPTSQLGTAELLCPGGRYCPIGSATGLPCPPGYFCPSGSAAPRRCPLGTISAYQENAAEDQCTKCPAGKYCDGTTNAYEEKIDSTAPSGECREGYYCPNGLFTPIGIPCPIGSYCPTGSARPLTCPVGSTTAAAGLAECTGCDAGFICSSGLVTPCPAGQYCDKDSLPQVCLPGSYNPIAGGINADACRPCPPGKACRHSGTSAPETCRGGYFCLLHVAILNPTDLSEAESVAVAEAESGAATEGGGRCPKGYYCPPGARVPLPCRAGYQCGTLGLSAPRAPCNAGYYCRQKAQSASPPAPPDATSCPSQDLYGPCTPGHFCPAGSRVPEACPPGTYLTFPLGKSIADCLPCPGGRYCSGRGLIYPTGFCRAGVFCRQKAETPDGTFCPKGSFCPEGTTSPQPCAPGSYQDTEGHASCKPCPAGFTCATGSGLVTPLECPAGAFCPASSSIPTKCPVGKYALDGGLKQESDCWWCPPGKVCNTEGIAEELKNCPAGSYCPAPSYVILRDPGGDETPKISCMPSRPGGPATCAIEPTPCPVGWVCPEGSATPQRCPLGQTMTAGGAATNAGCKACPAGQFCPPSGSVQGCAAGFLCLAGAYSPTPVKEPAGRLCRRGHFCPSGTTVEIACPRGSLSVGEGTGSACQECPAGNVCASEGIQTLTDNEACPKGSYCPGGSVTAVACPAGTYNPFQFLASSQECLACPPGKYCGSAGATASTGPCDAGTWCKQGSMSQDHTSGYAPARLVACPLGAYCPASTPMPVLCSAGTYQDSEAASDACKSCAAGAYCGVAGLQSADGSGPCQPGFFCQEGAKVAAPRDAVSGDICTKGHYCPPGSKTPQECAAGYYSDEEGLASCKRCPAGYLCPGGPSGEIQDCPRGSVCGPAAAQASFCPDGTTSDVANLAKDEECSECPPGKVCEAGKPQTECPAGFLCLLGVGPAQTQDPNKDLNEVWTDSSFWSGHSVHYGGACPAGHFCPTGTEAPVACAEGTVRETVGGESQDDCSKCPEGSFCDPHMPVPVACPVGYYCTSETPKPTPCERGFYLSSKGSSHKSDCTKCPEGYACDQEGVVDFKLFPCPTGYFCRAGAVEPEACPAGSYGAGPKLSQPESCAACPAGILCASPDEDGKLRPQATVCPAGHVCGRSASAPIMCQAGTYCPAGSETAVPCPDGYHCPQGSDVPLVCPEGSFCSHGVAEPTVCPTGYKASAAAKETCVGAYSVEACCEACPPATFADQPGSSECSPCAAGHICTGGSTSATPNANEEGVVMGYKCPPGYFCLEGALEPTPCPPGTFSDQPGGTSLDACSPCPDGTYQRFPGMSSCDACGPNARSEKLSGSTSCTCYGAARFYRNEDGTCPCYSRFTTHNGDEAAAADGRSPCQEVLYSRCTVGQVRDDVGSCLNEDEVDCVESCRGGAGSFLHHFGVCQCADGPRIAAQCTASCKETLPEVFVTAEGLTEVDPVGASTTVYSTGLPESLDMPRLQFLCAKLKEELSGLPLDSLCGMSFHQASSAGLDGLLRMPDDLRPAPDLSTDGSQPDGPASYHRVAGHPPPAVEPSAFRLGRRRTGTQSTDPRNIVPRPVQCLQRGATIVWELKDGVYPVYHKESLMNSHAAMDDAAFRDLAKRASNLPQFFAYTFLVAGSFVFAASDNPLEIAVVVVVPDGVRCPAGTRFASPLSAQSLGILGVTSAASRLMTEPNWGTVILGFFALLFCCLVVLYAVWRCRHSAWEACLWMAPLGSAKRRHALTDFRGAILAAVHELPGAKGNLTCTDVRVLHHLAVSTADATHAVAGYAGDAEEQAIVPLKDAADALAVDVDSTDGRLLQVGPSTCF, from the exons ATGGTGGTAGCGGTGGATGGCGGCAAGGCCCAGTCCTGCCGAGCATGTCAGCCTAAGCCGAACAAAAACTATGACCACCACGCAGAACCCGTAGGGAAGGAAGGAATGCGACGGAATCTTCTGAACGCTTCGCGTCATAGGCCACTGAACAACAAACTCCTTGCTTTTGCAAgtgtcttcctctgccttgCATATCGCAGCGAACTAAGCTGTAGCATAGACACCTTTggagcggagaagaacgcAGGCCACGCCACCCCGCCCTTACAGTCTGGCCAGCCACTTGTAATTCCCGTTGTCGAAGGAAACACGAGACAGGCGTCCGCTGGCGTGTACTATGCCCAAACAGCAGCGGAAAAACAACGACTTCGAATCGAGCGAGTGGAGACGGGGGACGCACCTCTGTCAGACCCAGTACCTTCTGCCAGAGCTACTCTTAGTGGAGCTGGACGGGCTCTCAGCGATGCCAGAGAAACGAAGGAAGTGAGAGTCGATCCCGTAGAAAATGGTGAAACTTTTCGAAGGCATGGTCCTTCCAATTCGACTCTTCAGGTGTCCGCGGTCCAGCACCCCACCGAAAGAGCTGAGTCAGCGGGAGTCGGATCTTGTGCGAAGTCAGAAGCGCAAGACGCCGTTCTATTCTTGCGGCAACATGGACAGGAAAGTTGGCGAGCACGTATCCCAGTCCTGATCAGTTCTCGCTTCCTGCCTGCGGAGCTAGGGTTGAGGCTGTTAAAAAAACGGCATCTGGAAAAGGGTCACAAGCCTTTGAATTCCCTAGGGTCGCCCGCCGTTCGTTCTGACGGGTCTAGGTCTGGTGATTCGCGTTCTTCAGAGCCTTCTTCTCAGTCCACGAATGCAGCACAGCTTCCTCCAGACGATCCACAGGCTGTGCCAGGGGATGCGAAAAAAGGCTTGCTGGGCTCTCTCCCAGTCTTCTTCCCTCCGTCCGATCTGGGGAACATGAATTCGCCACTGGGTATTGCTGTCCGTCCCGCTGTGGTGACCATCCCGCCAGGCGAATCGGCCTTTGACCTGCAAATTCAGCTTCAGAGGAAACCGAGAGGACAGACCGTGTACATTCAGATACAGTGTTACGCAGTGTCGCAGGGCATGGCGTTTGAACTACCAAAAGGGCGGAAAGCTGGAGGCACTTCTCCAATTGCCGGGGAGAGGCAGCTGGCAAGTCATTCCAGCAAGGAGGAAAGCTTCGCCCTGAACAGGGACGAGACTGCAAGTGAGAGTGCACCGCTCATAACGAGCGGCCACGTAGAAGGAGCGCCTTCCGCCACGCAAGGCACCTTGCTTGTGTCAACACGGGAGGAAATTCGCCAAGACGAATGGAAGCAGCGGCACTGGAGGACGATAGATCTGAAGCACGTGAAGAGCGGGCGGTGCTACCTGTCGGGTGCATCGTCCGAGCCAACTGAGCATGTGGTCctgaagagaggaaaaattATCCAGTTAATCGGCCTTCATAGAGCAGCACCTTCGTGCTCggacagaggcgcaggagggaaAAACGCTTGCCAGCGACCCAGTTCGGCGAGCCGGGGACAAGTTCCGCCGCCACCGACGATGCCTGTTAtacgaggcggcgaccggcCTTGGTGGCTCATGTCAAAAGAGTTCCCTGTTAACGTCATCGTTCCCCCCGCGAACCGAAAACA GGAGTGTCAACCAGGGACGCTTCGCGCTCTGGCGGGAACCGCCTGCCTCACGTGTTTGCCTGGGTTCAAGTGCACAGAACAAAAGCTATACGAAACCTGCGTGTTTCCGATGTGGTCGCCCGAAGCCTCACCGGAATGCTTTCTGCCTGGTCCGCACACGAACTCAATGGGGGTTGGCAGCGCGCCGATTCCTTGCGGGGAAG GCACTGTATCTACGGAGGCGTCTGCCAGGTGCACACTCTGTCCCTCGAATTTCCAGTGCGTGGTTGACCGCATTGGAATTCAGACGGCGTGCCCGAGAAACACATTCTCGGATCCAGGCGAGGCTCACTGCCGGTACTGCCCTAAACACCACGACTGTTCGCGCGGCGTCATTCAGCCTTGCCCGTTTGGGCAAGTCTCAGATGCGACCGGGATAAAATGCGTCGATGCGGTTGATGGGTCGTATCTCCATCCCGACTCGAAACGCGCGATGCAACTTCCCTCGACATTTGCAAACGACGGGACGGGTCGGAGCTTCACGTGGCTCTACGTGACGAAAGCCTTCAAGGGATGGGTTCCCGCCAGCGACGGAGTGTCTTCTCGACGAGATGTTCCTTGCCCGCCCATGGCTCTATGCACCGCTGGATGGTATAAACTCGGCGCTCT GAAAAACCAGTGGAGCAGTTCCGTGGACGTGCTAGAGCGCGGGTCAGCCGTCCCAACAAGCTGGTCCGAAATCTTCGACCAGCCGTCTAAAGGACGGACACAGCAGATGTTTGGCTACTACGCCTGGGCGCGAAACTCAGTCAGCCTTAGGCAGGACGATTTCGCGTCAATTGACAATCCCTGCCCTACGGGATACTACTCTGACAGTAGC ACGACATTTAAGTCGGAGTGCATGCTGGCGACGACCGGTTATTGCCCCCGCGGCTCGCTTAGCGATTGCGAGAAACATGAATTCCCCGCGTTGCTGGCGAACGTTCGCGGCTCCGATCACAACGACATCTACGCAGTCCGTACGGGCTACCACGCGCTCCGCTCTGTGGGCGGAAAAGAGGAAGTCCTTCCATGCAACAAAGGCCACATTATTTATGGAAGAACGTGCTACACA GGAACGTTGTTTGGCAAACCGGGACGAGCAGGGATGATGTTTAGGTGGAAGACGTTCTTCGCGAGCCACACTGCGACCCGCGCGGACCTCCTGGACGTCTGCCCGGAAGGCCACTACTGCCCAGTCCCCTCGGTCGTGACCAAGGTCGCGTGCCCGCCAGGCTCCGTCTGCCCTCAGGGCACAAA GTGGAAGCACCAGTACTCGTGCCTCCCGGGCACCTACGCGCCACACGGGGTGGCGGGTCAGCAAGACTGTCTGCCTTGCCCAACAG GGTTCGCCTGCGCCATAGGCAATGAGGTGGTCGCCTGCGACATCGGATTCTTTTGTCCGTTGGGCACCCCGCACCCAGCCGCGTATCCGTGTCCCAGGGGGACCTACGGGACTGCAACTGGCGCGGAATCGAAAGCGGATTGCCAGAATTGCCCAGTCGGTTTCGTTTGCGATGGAGGcgcgtccctctctcgcccATGTCCCAGAGGCCACTACTGTGACGTAGGGCGCCTCTCGTCTGAGTCCGCTCTGCCGTGTCCGGAGGGAACTTACAACCCGAG AGACGGCGGCTCTTCTGTTGACGACTGTCTCCCGTGTCCCCTCGGGCACGCGTGCGACGGGCCGGGCGCATGGGCGAGACGGCAGTGCCCCCGCGGCACGTACTCGG ACCCAGGGCAAGCGACTTGCCAGCCCTGCCCCGGAGGATATTTCTGCGAAACTGGAAGTGCCGCGCGGCCTTGCCCTGTCGGATCGTATTCGGATGTTGGAGCCGAAAGTTGCCACCCCTGCCCGCACAACTACAGCTGCGACATCCCTGGGCTAAGCAAATATGAGGTCCTTCTTGAGCGCTTCTGCCCCAACTGTGACTCG GCCTCCGCGATCGTCGACCCGGACTTCAAGGCGCCGGGGGGCTTCTGGCTCGACGAA AAATCGGGCCTGCTTACGCCATGCGAGCCTGGCCAATACACGCTGACTCAAGGGGCAACAACCTCCGAtgcatgcagcagctcgccggcCGGCACATATGTATCGTACTTCGGGGCTCCGGAGCCCGAAGGGAGTTGCTCACGCGGGTACTACTGCCCCGAAGGATCAACCTCAAGGGAGCAAGCACGATGCCCCTCTG GCTCCTACACACCTTCCGCTGGAGCAGGGCGCGTCGAGGACTGCGCCGTCTGCCCTCCGGGTTCTCTGTGCCACCAGATGGCCCTAGCGGATGTGCAGTCAGACTGTCCACCAGGGTTTTACTGCCCAGAGGGGTCCGCTTTCCGCGGCGTGCCCTGCCCCGCAGGCACGTACCGACCAGAAAGCAAGGGCAAGAGCTTGGCGGACTGCCACGCCTGCCCACCTGGAAACTACTGCCCCGAACCTGGGCTCCAAGCGCCAGGCTCTCCCTGTAGTGCCGG GTTCATCTGTCTAGGAGGCGCACAAGTTGCGGCACCGACGGACAATCAGACAGGTCGCGCGTgccccgccggcggcttCTGCCCCGAAGGAGCTACCACAAACGCGCCGTGCCCTGCGGGAACGTACAACCCTCTTCCTGGCGGGAGGGACGCCTCCTCGTGCCTGCCGTGTCCCGCGGGTCAGTACTGCCTTGGCACCACAAGCACAACGCCGGATGGCAACTGCAACGACGGCTACATTTGTAAGAAGGGCTCTCTGTCGCCCACGGAGACGCCAGCAACCCCTGGGCACTTCGCCGTCCAACCCGGCGTTGCAGAGCAAGAATGTGAACCGGGGACCTTCAATGAAAAATATGCGCAAGCTAAATGCGACCTGTGCTTGCCTGG GCACTACTGCGACACACACGGCATGTCGCGCGTGAAGTCCTGTCCGGCCGGGACGTTCTGTGAAGAGGGGGCGATCACCGCAGCCGAGTGCCCTGTAGGCACCTACAACCCCGCGCCTCTACGAGGCTCGCAGGACGACTGCCTCGCATGCACGCCAGGGTTTTTCTGTTCAAAGCGGCGGGCCACTTACCCCACCGGAACGTGTTCGCCTGGATATTATTGCCGAGGGGGTGCCACGACTGACACGCCCGCGGACACAAACGACCAAGGGGGGCCCTGTCCCGCAGGCCATTATTGCCCAGGG AAAAGTGAAGTTCCTACCCCATGCCCTCCTGGGACCTACGGAGCgatggagagacagaggggagCCGGATCATGCCTGCCATGCCCTGGAGCAGCTTTTTGCAGTCAATCGGGCCAGACAACATTTGAAGGGCCTTGTGAAGGCGGATTCACCTGCCCACCTGGAAGCATCAAAAGCAAACACACAGTATGCCCAGCCGGTTCGAAGTGCCCGCCAGGCAGCCTTTCCCCAACGATTTGCTCAGAAG GCACTTACCAGCCCGATGCAGGGCAACAGGAATGCCTTCCGTGCCCCCCAGGGTACAACTGCCGACCAGGGGTCACACAGTACCTAAACAGCGGATGCCCGCAAGGGACCTTTTGCCCAGGAAGCGGTACAACTGAGCCGCAGCAGTGCCCCGATGGGACGTACAGCCTGCATACTGCGCGGGTCTACCCTGACTCGTGTCTTCCTTGCCCCCCTGGCTTGATGTGCCAACAAAACAACGTGAAGCCTGCGACAGACGGTACAGCTGACTGTCCAGAGGGCTACGCGTGCACGGGTGGAGTCAAAGTGGCAGGTCCAGGAATAGTGAGCGAGGGGAGCGTTCGGTGCGAAAGAGGTTTCTACTGCCCCAAGGGAAGCGGACAACCCATACCGTGCCCAGCGG GTCGCGTGTGCCCGACATCCCAGCTCGGCACAGCGGAGCTGCTTTGCCCGGGAGGTCGCTACTGCCCAATCGGATCCGCCACCGGCCTTCCGTGCCCCCCGGGGTACTTCTGTCCATCGGGGTCGGCCgcaccgcgccgctgccctctgGGGACTATCAGCGCCTACCAGGAGAACGCAGCTGAAGACCAGTGCACAAAGTGCCCCGCCGGCAAGTACTGTGATGGTACGACTAACGCGTACGAAGAGAAAATCGACAGCACTGCGCCTAGTGGGGAATGCCGCGAGGGGTACTACTGCCCCAATGGACTGTTCACGCCCATCGGGATCCCTTGCCCAATAGGGAGTTACTGTCCAAcgggcagcgcgcgcccgctgacATGCCCCGTGGGATCTACAACTGCGGCGGCCGGCCTCGCAGAGTGCACAGGCTGCGATGCAGGTTTTATTTGCTCCAGTGGTCTTGTAACGCCGTGCCCGGCGGGCCAGTACTGCGACAAAGATAGTCTGCCACAGGTATGCCTGCCTGGCTCGTACAATCCCATCGCTGGAGGAATAAATGCAGACGCCTGTCGCCCTTGCCCTCCAGGTAAG GCCTGTCGACACAGCGGGACGTCCGCGCCGGAGACCTGCCGCGGGGGCTACTTCTGCCTTTTGCATGTGGCAATTCTGAATCCAACAGATCTTTCGGAGGCTGAGAGCGTTGCCGTTGCAGAAGCGGAGTCTGGCGCAGcgacggagggcggcggccgctgcccgAAGGGATACTACTGTCCcccgggcgcgcgcgtgccccTGCCTTGCAGGGCCGGGTACCAGTGCGGGACCCTGGGTCTCTCAGCCCCTAGGGCCCCCTGCAACGCGGGGTACTACTGCAGGCAAAAAGCGCAGTCAGCCAGTCCGCCCGCACCGCCTGATGCCACAAGCTGCCCCAGTCAGGACCTTTATGGTCCTTGCACCCCTG GCCATTTCTGCCCCGCCGGCTCTCGCGTTCCTGAAGCCTGCCCTCCAG GAACGTATCTTACGTTCCCACTGGGAAAAAGCATTGCCGACTGCTTGCCTTGCCCTGGGGGTCGGTACTGTTCTGGTCGCGGCCTGATCTACCCCACGGGCTTCTGCCGGGCCGGAGTCTTCTGCAGACAAAAAGCTGAG ACACCGGACGGAACTTTCTGTCCGAAAGGAAGCTTTTGCCCTGAAGGCACAacctcgcctcagccttgTGCACCTGG GTCTTACCAGGATACTGAGGGCCATGCAAGCTGCAAACCGTGCCCCGCTGGCTTCACGTGTGCTACGGGCTCTGGCCTCGTCACCCCACTCGAGTGCCCTGCTGGCGCCTTTTGCCCAGCGTCTTCGTCTATACCCACCAAATGCCCTGTAGGCAAGTACGCGCTGGATGGCGGCTTGAAACAGGAGTCCGATTGCTGGTGGTGCCCTCCAGGCAAAGTATGCAACACAGAGGGAATTGCAGAGGAACTCAAGAACTGTCCTGCAGGAAGCTATTGTCCGGCGCCTTCGTATGTAATCTTGCGAGATCCTGGAGGTGATGAGACGCCGAAAATCTCCTGCATGCCCTCGAGGCCTGGCGGACCGGCCACATGTGCGATTGAACCGACACC GTGCCCCGTAGGATGGGTGTGTCCAGAAGGAAGCGCGACTCCGCAGAGGTGCCCGTTAGGTCAGACGATgacagcaggcggcgctgcgacgaATGCGGGGTGCAAGGCCTGCCCAGCGGGGCAGTTCTGCCCGCCGTCGGGCTCTGTGcagggctgcgccgccggcttcctctgcctcgctgggGCCTACAGTCCCACTCCGGTGAAGGAACCGGCTGGTCGGCTGTGCCGACGCGGGCACTTCTGTCCATCGGGAACAACTGTGGAAATCGCCTGCCCACGGGGCTCTCTGAGCGTCGGAGAGGGAACTGGGAGCGCGTGCCAGGAATGCCCGGCCGGGAACGTGTGTGCCTCAGAAG GCATTCAAACGCTCACTGACAATGAAGCCTGTCCAAAGGGCTCCTACTGCCCCGGCGGCAGTGTTACGGCGGTCGCATGCCCCGCTGGAACATACAACCCCTTCCAGTTCCTTGCATCTTCGCAGGAGTGCCTGGCCTGTCCGCCAG GAAAGTACTGCGGttcggccggcgccacggcATCAACGGGTCCGTGCGACGCAGGGACTTGGTGCAAGCAGGGTTCCATGTCCCAGGACCACACGTCTGGCTacgcgccagcgcgcctcgTGGCCTGCCCGCTGGGGGCATATTGCCCGGCGTCCACG CCGATGCCCGTACTCTGTTCCGCGGGGACGTACCAGGACTCGGAGGCGGCCTCAGACGCATGCAAGTCGtgcgctgcgggcgcgtaCTGCGGTGTAGCCGGGCTTCAGAGTGCAGACGGAAGTGGTCCTTGCCAGCCTGGATTCTTTTGCCAAGAAGGGGCGAAGGTTGCCGCTCCACGAGATGCAGTCTCTGGGGACATTTGCACGAAGGGACACTACTGCCCACCAG GatcgaagacgccgcaggaaTGTGCAGCAGGGTACTACAGTGACGAAGAAG GTCTGGCTAGCTGCAAGCGGTGCCCTGCGGGCTACCTATGCCCGGGTGGGCCAAGCGGGGAGATCCAGGACTGCCCCAGAGGGTCTGTCTGCGGACCCGCGGCAGCTCAGGCTTCATTCTGTCCGGATGGCACGACCAGCGACGTTGCAAATTTGGCAAAGGACGAGGAATGCAGCGAGTGCCCCCCAGGCAAAGTGTGCGAGGCTGGCAAGCCCCAAACGGAGTGCCCAGCCGGATTCCTCTGCCTGCTGGGCGTCGGACCCGCCCAGACTCAAGACCCGAACAAAGACCTCAACGAAGTGTGGACAGACAGCTCCTTCTGGAGCGGTCATTCAGTGCACTACGG cggcgcctgccccgCGGGCCACTTCTGTCCGACCGGAACGGAGGCCCCAGTGGCCTGTGCAGAAGGGACAGTTCGGGAAACAGTCGGAGGCGAAAGCCAAGATGACTGCTCGAAGTGCCCTGAGGGCAGCTTCTGCGACCCGCACATGCCA GTGCCTGTGGCGTGTCCTGTGGGCTACTACTGTACCAGCGAGACACCGAAGCCCACTCCCTGCGAGCGCGGGTTCTATCTGAGCAGCAAAGGGAGCTCACATAAGTCTGACTGCACAAAATGCCCAGAG GGCTACGCATGCGACCAAGAAGGCGTCGTCGATTTCAAGCTCTTCCCCTGCCCCACAGGCTACTTCTGCCGGGCGGGCGCAGTGGAGCCTGAGGCTTGCCCGGCGGGGAGCTACGGAGCAGGGCCGAAGCTTTCACAACCCGAGAGCTGTGCGGCGTGCCCCGCAG GCATTCTCTGCGCATCTCCTGACGAAGACGGCAAACTCCGGCCGCAGGCAACTGTGTGTCCGGCTGGCCACGTGTGCGGACGAAGCGCCAGCGCCCCAATTATGTGCCAAGCGGGCACGTACTGCCCCGCTGGAAGCGAAACGGCGGTGCCTTGCCCTGACGGGTACCACTGTCCCCAAGGCTCGGATGTCCCGCTAGTTTGCCCGGAAGGATCGTTCTGCTCTCACGGCGTTGCTGAACCCACTGTGTGCCCGACGGGATACAAGGCAAGTGCTGCA GCCAAGGAAacctgcgtcggcgcctaCTCGGTCGAGGCATGCTGTGAAGCGTGCCCGCCTGCAACTTTCGCTGACCAGCCAGGCTCATCTGAGTGTAGCCCGTGTGCGGCGGGGCATATATGTACAG gcggctcaacctctgcgacgccgaaTGCGAACGAGGAAGGAGTTGTTATGGGCTACAAGTGCCCACCCGGCTATTTCTGTCTCGAAGGCGCGCTCGAACCGACACCCTGCCCGCCAGGCACCTTCAGCGACCAGCCAGGAGGAACGTCGCTCGACGCCTGCTCGCCCTGCCCCGACGGGACCTACCAGCGATTCCCAGGGATG TCGTCATGTGACGCGTGCGGTCCAAACGCGAGATCTGAAAAACTGTCAGGCTCCACTTCGTGCACGTGCTATGGAGCCGCGCGGTTTTACCGGAACGAGGACGGCACGTGTCCCTGCTATTCACG TTTTACGACCCAtaacggcgacgaggcggcggcggcggacggacGGAGCCCGTGCCAGGAGGTTCTGTACAGCCGCTGCACAGTGGGGCAAGTTCGCGACGATGTCGGCTCCTGCTTGAACGAAGACGAGGTGGATTGCGTGGAGtcttgccgcggcggcgcgggaagcTTTCTGCACCACTTCGGAGTCTGCCAGTGCGCCGACGGTCCGCGCATCGCCGCGCAGTGCACGGCGAGCTGCAAGGAAACCCTCCCAGAGGTCTTCGTCACGGCGGAGGGCCTGACCGAAGTCGACCCCGTTGGCGCCAGCACGACTGTGTACTCCACAGGCCTCCCTGAGAGCCTCGACATGCCGCGCCTGCAGTTCCTCTGCGCCAAGCTGAAG GAGGAGCTTTCGGGCTTGCCGTTAGATTCTCTATGCGGGATGAGCTTCCACCAGGCGTCTTCAGCAGGACTGGATGGCCTGCTGCGCATGCCTGACGACTtgaggccggcgccggaTCTGTCGACTGACGGCAGCCAGCCAGACGGCCCCGCCTCGTACCACCGAGTCGCCGGACACCCGCCACCCGCCGTGGAGCCTTCGGCCTTTCGcctggggcggcggaggacaggGACGCAGTCTACCGACCCCCGCAACATTGTCCCGCGCCCCGTTCAGTGCCTGCAGCGAGGAGCGACCATTGTCTGGGAGCTGAAAGACGGCGTGTACCCTGTATATCACAAA GAGAGTCTGATGAATTCGCATGCAGCGATGGACGACGCCGCGTTCCGAGACCTTGCCAAGCGCGCCTCGAACCTGCCTCAGTTTTTCGCGTACAcgttcctcgtcgccggctcGTTTGTGTTCGCGGCCTCCGACAACCCGCTCGAAATCGCAGTCGTCGTAGTCGTCCCTGACGGCGTGCGCTGTCCCGCAGGCACCAG gttcgcctctcctctctccgcgcagagCCTGGGCATTCTCGGGGTTACATCGGCTGCGTCGAGGCTTATGACGGAGCCCAACTGGGGGACAGTCATCCTCGGCTTTTTCGCGCTTCTCTTTTGCTGCCTCGTCGTGCTCTACGCCGTGTGGAGGTGTCGCCACAGCGCGTGGGAGGCGTGCCTGTGGATGGCGCCCCTGGGGtccgcgaagcgccggcaCGCCCTGACCGACTTCCGCGGCGCAATCCTAGCAGCTGTCCATGAATTGCCTGGTGCAAAGGGCAATTTAACATGCACAGATGTCCGCGTCCTGCACCACCTCGCCGTCTCAACGGCGGACGCCACGCATGCAGTTGCAGGG TACGCGGGGGATGCCGAAGAACAGGCGATTGTTCCGCTCAaggacgcggcagacgcgttGGCGGTCGACGTGGATTCAACCGATGGGCGGCTTCTGCAGGTGGGTCCTTCGACGTGTTTTTAA